From Luteibacter yeojuensis:
GGACAGGAACGAGAACACCAGCAAGAGGAGCATCACCCCTTGTACGGGCAGGCTCGCTTCCGAAACCAGCTTGAAAATGTTCAGTCCACCGTTCATCGCTTGAGGGCTCTCCGCCGGGTAACTTTCAGGTAATGGGGAATTCTTGGGCGAACAGGCCCGCGGGGATCTGCGCCGGGCGCATCGTGTCCAGGTTGACGCACGCCACCCGCACTTTCGCGCGGACCAGTGCCTCCTCCCCTCGCACAATCTCCTGACCGAACAGCATACTGGCTGAACGACGCTCTTTGACGCTTACCGTGACCCGGAGTTCATCATCCAGACGGGCCGGGCGATGGAAATCCAGGTGCATGTCGCGGACCACGAACCCGAGCGCCGTCTCCTCGCGCAGGGCGAGCTGGTCGATGCCCTGCGCACGTAACCACTCGGTCCGTGCCCGCTCCATGAAACGGATGTAGTTGGCGTGGTAGACGACGCCGCCGGCGTCGGTGTCTTCCCAATAGATGCGCACGGGCCAGCTGAAAACGCTCATGCCTCGTCCGAGAAAAGGTCCGGGGTGGCCGCCTGGCGGGGTGGCGGGGTCAGGCCCAGGTGCCGCCAGGCCTTGGCCGAGGCCATGCGGCCCCGCGCGGTCCGGATCAGGTAACCCTGCTGGATGAGGTAAGGCTCGACCACGTCCTCGAGGGTGCCGCGGTCCTCGCTCAATGCGGCCGCCAGCGATTCCACGCCCACCGGGCCGCCGTCGAAGTTCTCGATGATGATCCCGAGCAACCGGCGGTCGAGGTCGTCGAAACCCTCGGCGTCCACCTTGAGCATGTCGGTGGCGGCACGGGCCAGTTCATGGGAGATCCGTCCGTCGCCGCGTACCTCGGCGAAGTCGCGCACGCGGCGCAGCAGGCGGTTCGCGATGCGCGGCGTGCCGCGCGAGCGGCGGGCGATCTCGATCGCGCCGTCCACGTCGCACTCGATGCCGAAGATCCGCGCCGCCCGGCGCACGATCGCCGTGAGTTCGTCGACGCTGTAGAACTCCAGCCGCTGGATGATGCCGAAGCGGTCGCGCAGGGGGCCGGTGAGCAGGCCCGCGCGCGTGGTCGCGCCAATCAGCGTGAAGGGAGGGAGGTCGAGCTTGATCGAGCGGGCCGCCGGGCCCTCGCCGATCATGATGTCGATCTGGAAGTCTTCCATCGCCGGATAGAGCACTTCCTCGACCACCGGGGACAGGCGATGGATCTCGTCCACGAAGAGGACGTCGTTCGCCTCCAGGTTGGTCAGCAAGGCCGCGAGATCGCCCGCGCGTTCGAGCACCGGGCCGGAGGTGGAGCGCACGCTCACGCCCAGCTCGTTGGCGATCACGTGCGAAAGCGTCGTCTTGCCCAGGCCGGGCGGGCCGAAGATGAGGGTATGGTCCAGCGCCCCGCCCCGCCGCCGCGCGGCCTCGATATAGATGGCCATCTGCTCGCGCACCGCCCGCTGGCCGAGGTACTCGGCCAGTCGCTTGGGTCGGATGCTGGCCTCCAGCGCCTCATCGTCCATGGCGGCGGCGGAGGAAATGATGCGGTGCTCGGACATGGCGGCCATTATGGCAGTGCTTTTGTCGTCGTGCCTGCGGAGGCAGGCACCCAGCGACTCCTGCGTTGAAGACGCTGTGCTCCTGCCTTCGCAGGAGCGACGGGTTCAGATCTCGACCTGGGCGCCCAGTTCGATCAGGCGGTTGCCCGGAATCTGGAAGAACGCCGTGGCCGGCATCGCGTTGCGGGCGAGGAAGGCGAACAGCTTGTCGCGCCACAGGGCCATGCCGGGCCGGCGCACGTCGGCCACGATGGTTTCGCGGGAGAGGAAGAACGTGGTGTCCATCATGTCGAAGTCGAGGCCGAGCGCGCCCGCGCGGGAGAGCGACATCGGGATGTTCGGATCCTCGGCGAAACCGTAACGCAGCTGCAGGCCATAGAACCCGCTGCCGTATTCGATCACTTCCATCCGCTCCTCGTCATCCGCCACCGGCGTCTCGAGCATTTCCACGGTGAGCAGCACGTTGCGCTCGTGCAGCACCTTGTTGTGCTTCAGGTTGTGCAGCATGGCGTGCGGCACCGCGTTCTGGTTCGCGGTGAGGAACACGGCCGTGCCCGGCACCATCAGCGGCGGGTGATCGGCGATGTTCGCCACGAACGGCTCCAGCGCCAGGCCCGACTGCTTGATCTCGCGGACCACGAGGTCCCTGCCGCGGCGCCACGTGGTCATCACGGTGAAGATGATCACGCCCAGTACCAGCGGGAACCAGCCGCCATGGGCGATCTTGAGCGCGTTCGCGCCGAAGAACGAAAGGTCGACGATGAGGAAAATGATGCCCACGGTGATGACCGCGGACCAATGCCAGTTCCAGCGGCGGCGCGCCACCACCAGCGCCAGCAGCGTGGTCATCGTCATCGTGCCGGTCACCGCGATGCCGTAGGCTGCACCCAGGTTGTTCGAGGAGCGGAAGCCGAGCACCGCGAGGAACACGAGCACCAGCAACAGCCGGTTCACCCATGGCACGAAGATCTGTCCGGACATCTCGTGCGACGTATGCACGACGGCCATGCGCGGCGAATAACCCAGCGACATCGCCTCGCGCGTCATCGAGAACGCGCCGGAAATGACCGCCTGCGAGGCGATGATCGCCGCCATCGTCGCCAACGCCACCATCGGGTAAAGCCAGTCTTCCGGCACCAGCCGGTAGAACGGATTCTCGATCGCGGTCTGGTCGTGCAGCAGCAGCGCGCCCTGGCCGAAATAGTTGATCAGCAGCGCGGGAAGCACGAAGCAGAACCAGGCGAGGCGGATCGGCCGCTTGCCGAAGTGGCCCATGTCCGCGTACAGCGCCTCGGCGCCGGTCAGCGACAGGACCACGCCGCCCAGCGCGATGAAGGAAAGCTTGCCGTGCTCCTGGAAGAACCTGACGGCGTAGCGCGGATCCAGCGCCTCCAGCACCTGCGGGTGGGCCACGATCTGGCGCAGGCCCAGGAAGGCCAGGACGAGGAACCATGCCACCATCACCGGCGCGAAGGCCTTGCCGACGATGTTGGTGCCGTGCCGCTGCACGGCGAAGAGCACGAAGATGATGACCAGGCAGATGGGCAGCACGTAGGTATCGAGCTGCGGCGCGGCGACCTCCAGGCCTTCCACCGCCGAAAGCACGGAGATCGCCGGGGTGATGACGCCGTCGCCGTAGAACAGCGATGCACCGAAGATGCCGATCGCCGCCAGCACCCAGCGGGCCCGCGGCGACCCCGCGACGCTACGCTGCGCCAGCGCCATCAGCGCCATGATGCCGCCCTCGCCCTTGTTGTCGGCGCGCATCACGAAGGTGACGTACTTGAGCGACACCACCATGATCAGCGACCAGAAGATCAGCGAGAGGACGCCGAGGACGGCCATCGGATGCGGCGTCATGCCGTGCGTTCCCAGCGTTTCCTTCATCGTGTACAACGGGCTGGTGCCGATGTCGCCGAAGACGACGCCGATGGCGCCGAGCGCGAGCGCGGTGAGCCTGCGGCCGTGCGCGTGCTGAATGTCTTCGGTGTGGTTTTCCGTCTTCACTCTCAACCTCCGAGCGCCGCGCGCAACGCCTTGCGGATGATGGCCTCGGCGGAATCGCCTTCCGCGGCCGCCTTCTGCACCAGCCGCGACGCTTCCACGGGCTTGTAACCAAGTTGCTGCAGGGCGACGGTTGCTTCGCCCACGGGGTCCACCGGGGCCGCTTCGCCCCCGACGGTACTGACGGGCAGGCGCACGCCCACGGCGTCCACGCGGTCGCGCAGTTCCACCACCATACGCTCGGCCGTCTTCTTTCCGATACCGGGAATCTTGGTCAGCGCCACGACGTCGCCCGCGTGGACGAGCCGCGAGAGCTCGTCGGTGGCAACGCCCGAAAGCACTGCCAGCGCGATTTTCGCGCCGATGCCGCTCACCTTGAGCAGATGCCGGAACATCGCCCGCTCGGCCTCGCGCAGGAAGCCGTAGAGCGCGACGCCGTCCTCCTTCACCGCGTAATGGGTAAGCAGGATCACTTCCTTGCCTGTGGCGGGAAGGTCGTAGATGGTCGACATGGGGGCGTCGACCTCGTAACCCACGCCACCGACCTCGACGAGGAGCGACGGGGGTTGCTTGCTGACGAGAGTGCCACGCAGGCGGCCGATCATCGGCGACGTCTCCATGCGGTGCGCGGGATGCCCACGCGTTCGATGCTGGAACGGGTGTGCGCATGGGCGATCGCGATCGCCAGCGCATCGGCGGCATCCGCCTGCAGCGGACCCTTGATGCCGAGGATCATCCCGATCATGTGCTGGACCTGGGCCTTGTCGGCGCGGCCGGTACCGACCACCGCCTGCTTCACCTCGGTCGCTGCGTACTCGTGCACGACGATTCCCTGGCTGACCACGGCACACACGGCCGCGCCGCGCGCCTGGCCGAGCTTGAGGGCCGAGTCCGCGTTGCGCGCCATGAACACGCGCTCGATCGCGGCTTCCGCCGGACCGTGCTCGCCGATGATGCCGCACAGTTCGTCAAATATGCGTTTCAGGCGCAGGGGAAAGCTCGCTTCCCCGCCCACCACCAGCGCGCCGTGCCATACATGGCTCACGGCGCCGCCGTCCGCCACGTCGATGACGCCGACGCCCGTGCGCTGGCTACCCGGATCGATACCTAGGATGCGGGTCATGGCAGGATGCAGGCGCGCAGGACGGCAGGCCGACGGGGCATCAGCCCTCGTCGTCGGCCGGCAGGACGGCGTTGTGGTAGACCTCGTCCACGTCGTCGAGCGAATCCAGACGTTCGAGCAGTTTCTCGAACTGCTCCAGCGCTTCGCCGGTCGGCGTGACCAGCGGGCCGTTCGGGCGCATCACGACGTCGGAGCTTTCGACGTCGAAACCGGCCGCCACCAGCACCTTGCGCATGGCTTCGACGGCGATCGGGTCGGAGGCGAGCAGCACGGTGCCGACGCCGTTTTCGATGGCGATGTCCTCGGCGTTGTTCTCGATGGCGGCCTCTTCGAGCTTCGCCTCGACACCGGCGTCGCCGCCGGTGTGCACCACCACCTGGCCCACGCGGGTGAACTGGAACGCCACCGAATTGGTGGTACCCATGTTGCCGCCGAACTTGTTGAGCGCGGAGCGCACGTCGGCCACGGTACGGGTCTGGTTGTCGGTGACGCAATCGATGATGAGCGCGGTGCCCGCCGGGCCATAGCCCTCGTAGCGGATCTCGTGCATGTCCGCGCCGCCCTCGGCACCCGAGCCGCGCTTGATCGCGCGCTCGATGGTGTCCTTGGTCATGTTGGCCGCCAGCGCCTTGTCGACGGCGGCGCGCAGGCGCGGGTTGCCGTTCGGATCGGGCACGCCGCCGCGCGTGGCGATGGTGATTTCCCGGATCAGCTTGGTGAACACCTTGGCGCGCTTGGCGTCTTCGGCGTTCTTGCGACCTTCGATGGACGGGCCTCTACCCATGTTCGATTCCTGGACATACCGGACGGACTGGGCCGCGATTCTAGCGGAAGTGGCCTTCTTGTAGGAGCCGCTATAGCGGCGAGGGGAACCAGCCTTGCCGCTTCGTCGCTCCGTGGGCTTCCCGCCGCTATAGCGGCTCCCACAGGAATCAGGCGTCGAAACGGCCTTCGCGCAGGAAAAGCGCCGCCTGGCGGGCCACGTCGGCCGAAACCAGCATGCCGGTGTGGCTCGTCTCCAGGACGCAGTGGGCGGTGAGGCCCGGGAGCCGGGTTTCCTCCACCCCCACCGTCCCGTCGTGTTCGATGCCCACATCCCCCACCAGCGAACCGAGTCCCATGGGCTGGCGGCCGGCGATGACGCCCACCTCGCGGCGACCGTCCCAGCGGTCGAGGCCATGCTCCAGCAGTTCCTTCGAGCGCCCCAGCAGCATGTCGCCGCCCCAGCGATGGGTGAGGCCGCGCGCGGCGCCGCTGCCGCTGAGCGGCGAGCCGAGACAGACGATCCGCCCTTCCGGCAGGTCGTCGTCACGGCAGGCAAGCAGCGCCAGGACGCCGCCGAGACTGTGCCCCACGACGTGGACGGGCCCCGGCGCCAGCGCACGGATGCGCTTGCGCAACCGCGCGATCGCCTGTTCCGGCGGCGCGGCCACGCTCATGTACTCGAACTGGTGCACCTGGAAACCCTCTTCGCGGAGGCGCCGGTGCAGCATGGCCATGGCGAAGCCGCGCATCCACAGCCCGTGCAGCAGCAGGACGTGAATGGGGGAGGCGGTCATCGGGCCATCCGGGTCAGGCTTTCGCCGGCTCCGCGGCGGCCACGCGCACGTGCAGCTCCTTCAGCTGCGGCTCCGAGACCTGCGACGGGGCGTCGGTCATGAGGTCCTGTGCGCTGGTGGTCTTCGGGAAGGCGATCACGTCGCGGATGGACTCGGTGCCAGCCATCAGCGCGGCGATGCGGTCGATGCCGAAGGCGAGGCCGCCATGCGGCGGCGCGCCCAGGCGCAGCGCCTTCAGCAGGAAGCCGAACTTCGCTTCCGCCTCGGCCTCGCCGATGCCGAGCAGGTCGAACACGGCGCTCTGCATTTCCGGACGGTGGATACGAATGGAGCCGCCGCCGATCTCGTTACCGTTGAGCACCATGTCGTAGCCGCGGCTCACCGCCACACCCGCGTTGGCACGCAATTCGGCGATGTCGTCGACTTTCGGCGCGGTGAACGGATGATGCAGCGCGACGAAGCGCTTTTCTTCCTCGTCGTATTCGAACATCGGGAAATCGGTGACCCACAGCGGTTTCCAGCTGTTCTCCACCATGCCGCGATCGCGGCCGAGCCGGATGCGCAGCGCGCCCATGAAATCGGTGACCGTCTTCCAGGCGCCCGCGCCGAAGAAGACGATGTCGCCCGTGCCGGCGCCGGTGAGCGTCAGCACCTGCGCCAGCGCGGCGTCGTCGAGGAACTTCGCCACGGGCGAGTTGATGCCGTCGCGGCCCTTCGCGAGATCGTCCACCTTCAGCCACGCGAGACCCTTCGCGCCGTACTTCGCGGCGTATTCGGTCAGTCCATCGATGTCCTTGCGCGAAAGCTCGGCGGCGCCCGGCACGCGCAGCGCGGCCACGCGACCGGCCGGGTCGTTGGCCGGGCCGGAGAACACCTTGAACTCGACGTGCTTCACCGCATCGGCGATGTCGACCAGCTCCAGCGGAATGCGCAGGTCGGGCTTGTCCGAGCCGAAACGGCGCATGGCCTCTTCGTAGGTCATGCGCGGGAAGACGGCATCCAGCTCCACCTCGCGCACTTCGCGGAACACGTGGCGGATCAGGTTCTCCACGAAATCCTGCACGTCGCGCTCTTCCACGAACGCGAATTCGAGGTCGAGCTGGGTGAATTCCGGCTGACGGTCGGCGCGCAGATCTTCGTCGCGGAAGCAGCGCGCGATCTGGTAGTAGCGGTCGAAGCCGGCCATCATCAGGATCTGCTTGAACAGCTGCGGCGACTGCGGCAAGGCGTAGAACTGGCCCGGATGCACACGGCTGGGCACGAGGTAGTCGCGCGCGCCCTCGGGCGTGGCCTTGGTGAGGATGGGGGTTTCGATGTCCTGGAAACCGGCGGCATCGAGGTAGCGGCGCAATGCGCGCACCAGCGCCGTGCGCGTCCGCATCATCTTCTGCATTTCGGGACGGCGCATGTCGAGGTAGCGGTAGGTCATCCGCAAGTCTTCGTTCGGCGACTCATGCAGCGCGAACGGCAGGTCGCGCGCGGCGTTGAGGATCTCCACCTTGTCGGCCAGCACCTCGACCGTGCCGGTCCGGAGCTTGTCGTTGGCCGACAGGCGCTTGCGGACCTGGCCGGTCACCTTCACCACGAATTCGTAGCCCAGTTCCCCGGCGACGGCGAAGGCCGCGTCGTTCTCGCGCTCGATGACGACCTGAGCGAGGCCCTCGTGGTCGCGGAGGTCGACGAAGGCCACATGGCTCTGGAGGCGAAGGGTATTGACCCACCCGCAGAGGGTGACGTCCTGGCCGATCAGCGACTCGTCGATGAGTCCGCAAAGGTGGGTGCGCATGCGCTGGGAACTCTGGGGAAAAGACCCCGGATCGTACCACGAGCCGGGGTCTTCATAGCGGCGAAAACAGGCGCCGGACGGCGCTCAGCGGCCGATGGCGAACTTGCCGCGGCAGCCCCTGTCGGCCCAGATGCCGTCGCGGGTGAAGCCGTAGCTGTAGCCCTCCCGGCAGATGGCCTGCGAGGTCTGCTCCACGAGACGGGCGCCGCGGCCGATGGGCCAACGGCAGAAGACGCGCTTGTTGTCGTTGCTGTCGCAGGAGACGATACGGCCGTCGCCGCCGGGACCACCGCCCCAGCCCGGACGATGATCGTCCCAACCCGGCCGATGATCGTCCCAACCCGGTCGGCCACCGCCGCCCCAGCCGCGCGCCTCCTGGAAGATGCCCCGGCAGCCGTCGTCCACCCACAAGCCGCCGCGGTCGATATCCCAGGTACGGCCGCGAATGCAGGCCGTCCTGGAGTCCTGCCGGATGAGGCGGGCATCGCGCCAAGGCACGCGGCAGTACGATCGGCGGCCGTTGTCGCTGTAGCAATTGACCGTGTCGCCACCGCGCTGCGCCTGCGCGACGTGCGGCGCCACGAAGGCCGCGGCGCCGACGGCGATCGTCGCGGCCAGAGCCAGGATGCTTTTCATGTCCCTACCTCCGATGTGAATGACCCCAACTTATCGGAGAAAGTCGCAACGATCATTGAATGGATCGCAAGAACCCGAGGGGGCATTCAGTAACCGATGCCCCATCCAACGCGGCCCGCCGTCGAGACGAGAAGCCGTGCCGATGGCGCCAGGACCGTAATCACGTGGACGACGAGCCGCCCGGCGAGGTGGCGGCAGCTGCGGGAGCCGGGGCGGGAGCCGGTGCGGGCGCGGCGGCCGGCGCACCGGACGAACCTTCCGCGAGGTTGCGCTTCTTGTCGCCGTCCTTCTTGAAGTCCGTCTCGTACCAGCCGCTGCCCGCGAGACGGAACTGCGGCGCGCTCAGCAGGCGGCCGACCCGCGGTTCGCCGCAGGTGGGACAGTCGGTCGGATCCGGATCGGACATCTTTTGCAGACGGTCGAAGCGGTGGCCGCAGGCCTGGCACTGGAATTCGTAGATGGGCATGGGTGGAGCGTCCTGGGGATTTCAGCCGGTGAATTATGGTGATTTCCCCTAGGAGCCGCCATGGCGGCTCCTAGGGCATTCAGACCGCCGCGAACGTCAGGTGGTTGCCGTCCGAGTCCACGCGCACCGTCTGGCCGGGCGAGAACACGCCCTGCAGGATGCGCTGCGCCAGCGGATTTTCCAGCTGCTGCTGGATCGCCCGCTTCAGCGGCCGCGCGCCGTACACCGGATCGAACCCTGCGCTGCCGAGCAGATCCAGCGCCCTGTCGGTGAGGTCCAGCGACAGCTGGCGGTCGGCGAGGCGACGGGCCAGGTAGTCGAGCTGGATGCGCGCGATGGAGCGGATCTGGTTCTTGTCCAGCGGGCGGAATACCACGATGTCGTCCAGGCGGTTGATGAACTCCGGACGGAAGTGCGCCTGCACCACGCCCAGCACCGAGGCCTTCATCTGCAGGTAGTCGGCCTCGCTGTCGCCGGCCTGCTCCTGGATCAGGTTCGAACCGAGGTTCGAGGTCATCACGACCACGGTGTTGCGGAAGTCCACCGTGCGGCCCTGGCCGTCCGTGAGGCGACCGTCGTCGAGCACCTGGAGCAGGATGTTGAAGACATCCGGATGCGCCTTCTCCACCTCGTCCAGCAGGATCACGCTGTAGGGGCGACGGCGCACGGCCTCCGTCAGGTAACCGCCCTCTTCGTAACCGACATAACCCGGAGGCGCGCCGACGAGACGGCTCACGGAGTGCTTCTCCATGAATTCGCTCATGTCGATGCGCACCATCGCGTCCTGCGTGTCGAAGAGGAAATCGGCCAGCGCCTTGCAGAGCTCCGTCTTGCCCACGCCGGTGGGGCCGAGGAACAGGAAGGAACCGTACGGGCGGTTCGGATCGGACAGGCCCGCGCGGGCCCGCCGGATGGCATCCGACACCGCGCGCACCGCTTCGTCCTGGCCCACGACGCGCGCATGCAGGGCATCTTCCATGTGCAACAGCTTCTCGCGCTCGCCCTCGAGCATCTTCGCGACGGGAATACCCGTCCAGCGGGCCACGACCTCGGCGATCTCTTCCGCCGTGACGCGATCCTGCAGCAGGGTGAAGTCCTGCTTCTCCGCCTTCTGCGCGGCGGCCAGCTGGGCTTCCAGGGCAGGCAGGCGCCCGTACTGGATCTCGCTCATCGCACCGTAGTCCTGCCGGCGCTGCGCGGCCTCCAGCTCGAGGCGGGCCTGCTCGATCTGCTCCTTGATCTTCGTCGCGCCCTGCAATGTGGCCTTCTCCGACTTCCACACCTCGTTGAGGTCGGAGAACTCCCGGTCGAGCTTGTCGATCTCCGTCTCGAGGTTGGCGAGGCGCTGCTTCGATTCCTCGTCCTGCTCCTTCTTCAGCATCTCGCGCTGGATCTTCAGCTGGATGAGGCGGCGCTCAAGGCGGTCGAGCTCCTCCGGCTTGGAGTCGATTTCCATGCGGATGCGCGAGGCGGCCTCGTCCATCAGGTCGATGGCCTTGTCGGGCAACTGGCGATCGGGGATGTAGCGCGCGGACAACGTGGCTGCGGCGACGATCGCGGGATCGGTGATCTCCACCCCGTGGTGCACGGCGTAGCGCTCCTTCAGGCCGCGCAGGATCGCGATCGTGTCCTCCACGCTCGGCTCGCCGACGTACACCTTCTGGAAGCGGCGCTCGAGGGCGGCGTCCTTCTCGACGTACTTGCGGTACTCGTCGAGCGTCGTCGCGCCGATGCAATGCAGTTCGCCGCGCGCCAGCGCGGGCTTCAGCATGTTGCCCGCGTCCATCGCGCCATCGGCCTTGCCGGCGCCGACCATCGTGTGCAGCTCGTCGATGAAGAGGATCACCTGCCCTTCCTGCTTGGACAGGTCGCTCAGCACGCCCTTGAGGCGCTCCTCGAACTCGCCACGGAACTTCGCGCCGGCGATCAGCGCGCCCAGGTCGAGCGAGAGTACGCGCTTGCCGCGCAGGCCCTCGGGCACCTCGCCGTTGACGATGCGCTGCGCGAGACCCTCGACGATGGCCGTCTTGCCGACGCCCGGCTCGCCGATGAGCACCGGATTGTTCTTGGTGCGGCGCTGGAGGACCTGGATCGTGCGGCGGATTTCCTCGTCGCGGCCGATCACCGGGTCGAGCTTGCCGCTCTCGGCGCGCTCGGTAAGGTCGATGGTGTACTTCTCCAGCGCCTGGCGCTGGTCCTCGGCGTTCTCCGACTGCACCTTCTCGCCACCGCGCAGCTTCTCGATGGCGGCTTCGAGGCGCTCCTTCGTGGCCCCGGCGGCCTTCAGCGCACCGCCGGTCTCGCCGCGATCCTCCAGCGCCGCGAGCACGAACAGCTCGCTGGCGATGAACTGGTCGCCGCGCTGCTGGGCCAACTTGTCGGTGAGGTTGAGCAGCCGGTTCAGGTCGTTGCCCAGGCTGATGTTGCCCTCCTGGCCGCTCACCCGCGGCAGGCGCTCGAGGATCTCGCCGAGGCGCTGGCGCAGCGCCGGCACGTTCACCTGCGCCTGGGTGAGCAGGGGCGCGGTGGATCCGCCCTGCTGGTCGAGCAGTGCGGCAAGCAGGTGCGCCGGCTCGAGGATGTTGTGGTCGCGGCCGACGGCCAGCGACTGCGCGTCGGCCAGTGCCTGCTGGAATCGCGACGTGAGTCTGTCCATTCGCATCGTGGTGGTCTCCGAAGGTCATGGCGCGCCCCGGGCCCTCCCCGCGACCGCCTTGGCGACACAGATGCGGGTCGCAGGGCCCACCTTCAACGGTAGAGCCCGGTAGGAGCAACTGTCTTTGTGGGAACCGCCTATGCCGGCGATCCCGCGGCAGCGGGCCAACAGGCCGCGCGCACCCATCGCCGCTGAAGCGGCTCCCACAACGACGGTTGCCACGGGGTTTCCGCTCCCAGCGGTATTTTCACGGTCCGGCGTGCATGCTTGAGGGGATAACCGATCCTGGAACCGCCGTGACCGCCACCCGTGCCCGCCTGCCTCGTCCTTCCGCCGACCTCGTCACGCCCGCCTCCGCCCTCTTTCTCGACGCGGACGGCACCCTGCTCGCCTTCGCCGACGACCCGGATGGCGTGGTCGTGCCGGACGGCATGCTGGATACGCTGGACGCCATCCACGATGTGCTCGGTGGCGCGCTGGCCCTGGTGAGCGGGCGCGCCATCGCCAGCCTCGACGGCATCTTCGGCCGTCCCGGCTGGGCCGCCGCCGGCCAGCACGGCCTGGAACGCCGTGACGCGGAAGGCAGGACCACCACGGTGCCGGTCGACGCCGGCGAACTGGCCCGTCTGCGCACGATGGTGCACGGCGTGGCGGACCGCCTGCCCGGCGTACGCGTGGAGGACAAGAGCTGGTCGGTCGCGTTGCACTGCCGCGAACACCCCGAACATTCGCCCGAACTCGAGCGTATCGCGCCGGCCATCGCCGCGCGTTTCGACGGTTTCGAACTCCAGCCCGGCAGCTACGTTTACGAGTTCAAGCCGCGCGGCATGGACAAGGGCGTGGCCGTGGCCGCCTTCCTCGACAACGAACCTTTCATGGGGCGGCATCCGGTATACCTGGGCGACGACCTCACCGACGAACACGCCTTCGCCATGGTGAACGAACGCG
This genomic window contains:
- the ybgC gene encoding tol-pal system-associated acyl-CoA thioesterase, which produces MSVFSWPVRIYWEDTDAGGVVYHANYIRFMERARTEWLRAQGIDQLALREETALGFVVRDMHLDFHRPARLDDELRVTVSVKERRSASMLFGQEIVRGEEALVRAKVRVACVNLDTMRPAQIPAGLFAQEFPIT
- the ruvB gene encoding Holliday junction branch migration DNA helicase RuvB translates to MSEHRIISSAAAMDDEALEASIRPKRLAEYLGQRAVREQMAIYIEAARRRGGALDHTLIFGPPGLGKTTLSHVIANELGVSVRSTSGPVLERAGDLAALLTNLEANDVLFVDEIHRLSPVVEEVLYPAMEDFQIDIMIGEGPAARSIKLDLPPFTLIGATTRAGLLTGPLRDRFGIIQRLEFYSVDELTAIVRRAARIFGIECDVDGAIEIARRSRGTPRIANRLLRRVRDFAEVRGDGRISHELARAATDMLKVDAEGFDDLDRRLLGIIIENFDGGPVGVESLAAALSEDRGTLEDVVEPYLIQQGYLIRTARGRMASAKAWRHLGLTPPPRQAATPDLFSDEA
- a CDS encoding KUP/HAK/KT family potassium transporter; the encoded protein is MKTENHTEDIQHAHGRRLTALALGAIGVVFGDIGTSPLYTMKETLGTHGMTPHPMAVLGVLSLIFWSLIMVVSLKYVTFVMRADNKGEGGIMALMALAQRSVAGSPRARWVLAAIGIFGASLFYGDGVITPAISVLSAVEGLEVAAPQLDTYVLPICLVIIFVLFAVQRHGTNIVGKAFAPVMVAWFLVLAFLGLRQIVAHPQVLEALDPRYAVRFFQEHGKLSFIALGGVVLSLTGAEALYADMGHFGKRPIRLAWFCFVLPALLINYFGQGALLLHDQTAIENPFYRLVPEDWLYPMVALATMAAIIASQAVISGAFSMTREAMSLGYSPRMAVVHTSHEMSGQIFVPWVNRLLLVLVFLAVLGFRSSNNLGAAYGIAVTGTMTMTTLLALVVARRRWNWHWSAVITVGIIFLIVDLSFFGANALKIAHGGWFPLVLGVIIFTVMTTWRRGRDLVVREIKQSGLALEPFVANIADHPPLMVPGTAVFLTANQNAVPHAMLHNLKHNKVLHERNVLLTVEMLETPVADDEERMEVIEYGSGFYGLQLRYGFAEDPNIPMSLSRAGALGLDFDMMDTTFFLSRETIVADVRRPGMALWRDKLFAFLARNAMPATAFFQIPGNRLIELGAQVEI
- the ruvA gene encoding Holliday junction branch migration protein RuvA, producing the protein MIGRLRGTLVSKQPPSLLVEVGGVGYEVDAPMSTIYDLPATGKEVILLTHYAVKEDGVALYGFLREAERAMFRHLLKVSGIGAKIALAVLSGVATDELSRLVHAGDVVALTKIPGIGKKTAERMVVELRDRVDAVGVRLPVSTVGGEAAPVDPVGEATVALQQLGYKPVEASRLVQKAAAEGDSAEAIIRKALRAALGG
- the ruvC gene encoding crossover junction endodeoxyribonuclease RuvC; amino-acid sequence: MTRILGIDPGSQRTGVGVIDVADGGAVSHVWHGALVVGGEASFPLRLKRIFDELCGIIGEHGPAEAAIERVFMARNADSALKLGQARGAAVCAVVSQGIVVHEYAATEVKQAVVGTGRADKAQVQHMIGMILGIKGPLQADAADALAIAIAHAHTRSSIERVGIPRTAWRRRR
- a CDS encoding YebC/PmpR family DNA-binding transcriptional regulator — protein: MGRGPSIEGRKNAEDAKRAKVFTKLIREITIATRGGVPDPNGNPRLRAAVDKALAANMTKDTIERAIKRGSGAEGGADMHEIRYEGYGPAGTALIIDCVTDNQTRTVADVRSALNKFGGNMGTTNSVAFQFTRVGQVVVHTGGDAGVEAKLEEAAIENNAEDIAIENGVGTVLLASDPIAVEAMRKVLVAAGFDVESSDVVMRPNGPLVTPTGEALEQFEKLLERLDSLDDVDEVYHNAVLPADDEG
- a CDS encoding esterase/lipase family protein; amino-acid sequence: MTASPIHVLLLHGLWMRGFAMAMLHRRLREEGFQVHQFEYMSVAAPPEQAIARLRKRIRALAPGPVHVVGHSLGGVLALLACRDDDLPEGRIVCLGSPLSGSGAARGLTHRWGGDMLLGRSKELLEHGLDRWDGRREVGVIAGRQPMGLGSLVGDVGIEHDGTVGVEETRLPGLTAHCVLETSHTGMLVSADVARQAALFLREGRFDA
- the aspS gene encoding aspartate--tRNA ligase; its protein translation is MRTHLCGLIDESLIGQDVTLCGWVNTLRLQSHVAFVDLRDHEGLAQVVIERENDAAFAVAGELGYEFVVKVTGQVRKRLSANDKLRTGTVEVLADKVEILNAARDLPFALHESPNEDLRMTYRYLDMRRPEMQKMMRTRTALVRALRRYLDAAGFQDIETPILTKATPEGARDYLVPSRVHPGQFYALPQSPQLFKQILMMAGFDRYYQIARCFRDEDLRADRQPEFTQLDLEFAFVEERDVQDFVENLIRHVFREVREVELDAVFPRMTYEEAMRRFGSDKPDLRIPLELVDIADAVKHVEFKVFSGPANDPAGRVAALRVPGAAELSRKDIDGLTEYAAKYGAKGLAWLKVDDLAKGRDGINSPVAKFLDDAALAQVLTLTGAGTGDIVFFGAGAWKTVTDFMGALRIRLGRDRGMVENSWKPLWVTDFPMFEYDEEEKRFVALHHPFTAPKVDDIAELRANAGVAVSRGYDMVLNGNEIGGGSIRIHRPEMQSAVFDLLGIGEAEAEAKFGFLLKALRLGAPPHGGLAFGIDRIAALMAGTESIRDVIAFPKTTSAQDLMTDAPSQVSEPQLKELHVRVAAAEPAKA
- a CDS encoding DUF3011 domain-containing protein, encoding MKSILALAATIAVGAAAFVAPHVAQAQRGGDTVNCYSDNGRRSYCRVPWRDARLIRQDSRTACIRGRTWDIDRGGLWVDDGCRGIFQEARGWGGGGRPGWDDHRPGWDDHRPGWGGGPGGDGRIVSCDSNDNKRVFCRWPIGRGARLVEQTSQAICREGYSYGFTRDGIWADRGCRGKFAIGR